A portion of the Bufo gargarizans isolate SCDJY-AF-19 chromosome 7, ASM1485885v1, whole genome shotgun sequence genome contains these proteins:
- the PVALB gene encoding parvalbumin alpha, which translates to MSMTDILKAEDISKAMGACSAPDSFNHKKFFEMAGLKGKSKESMIQAFKVLDQDNSGFIEEDELCLILKGFDPKGRVLTAKETKDLLNAGDKDGDGKIGMDEFANLVAES; encoded by the exons ATGTCTATGACTGACATACTCAAGGCTGAAGACATCTCAAAGGCTATGGGGGCCTGTTCAG CTCCTGATTCATTTAACCACAAGAAATTCTTTGAGATGGCTGGCCTAAAGGGCAAGAGTAAAGAATCCATGATACAAGCATTCAAAGTGCTGGATCAAGATAACAGTGGATTCATAGAGGAGGACGAACTTTG TCTTATATTGAAAGGCTTTGACCCTAAAGGCAGAGTTCTAACGGCCAAGGAAACTAAGGACCTTCTTAATGCCGGTGACAAAGATGGAGATGGTAAAATCGGCATGGATG